In Sylvia atricapilla isolate bSylAtr1 chromosome 25, bSylAtr1.pri, whole genome shotgun sequence, a genomic segment contains:
- the LOC136371561 gene encoding adenosine receptor A3-like encodes MPNSSSPALSSLDGIYIGTECLVALFATLGNVLVMWVVRLNSAFQNTTLYFIASLALADIAVGLLVVPLAIVVSLGIALPAHGCLFMCCLLLVFTNASILSLLAIAIDRYLRVKLPTRYKTITTGRRVWWALGLCWALSLLGGLIPMFGWNKAEPRSSLRCRFMAVMRMDYMVYFCFFTCTLVPLLLMCTLYAEIFHIIRTKLSQGSAVRGARAFYGHELRTAKSLALVLLLFVISWLPLCIINCVFYFHPESHIPPHLIYLAILLSHANSAMNPIVYAYKIKKFKNTYLLVLRTYILCKKPDPVPTEQTTDPQS; translated from the exons atgccaaacagcagcagcccggccctgagcagcctggacGGGATTTACATCGGCACCGAGTGCCTGGTGGCGTTGTTTGCCACGCTGGGCAACGTCCTGGTGATGTGGGTGGTGAGGCTGAACTCGGCTTTCCAGAACACCACGCTCTATTTCATCGCGTCGCTGGCGCTGGCCGACATCGCCgtggggctgctggtggtgccCCTGGCCATCGTGGTGAGCCTGGGCATCGCCCTGCCCGCCCACGGCTGCCTCTTcatgtgctgcctgctgctggtgTTCACCAACGCCTccatcctgtccctgctggccaTCGCCATCGACAGGTACCTGCGGGTCAAGCTGCCCACCAG GTATAAAACCATCACTACAGGGAGGAGAGTGTGGTGGgcgctggggctgtgctgggccctgtccctgctggggggGCTCATCCCCATGTTTGGCTGGAACAAGGCAGAGCCCCGGAGCTCCCTGAGGTGCAGGTTCATGGCCGTGATGAGGATGGATTACATGGTGTATTTCTGCTTCTTCACGTGCACCCTGGTGCCGCTGCTGCTCATGTGCACCCTGTACGCCGAGATCTTCCACATCATCCGCACCAAGCTGAGCCAGGGCTCCGCCGTGAGAGGGGCCCGCGCCTTCTACGGCCACGAGCTGAGGACAGCCAAGTCTCTTGCCCTTGTTCTCCTCCTGTTTGTCATCTCCTGGCTGCCCCTGTGCATCATAAACTGCGTCTTCTATTTTCACCCGGAGTCCCACATCCCCCCACATCTGATATACCTGGCAATCCTCTTATCCCACGCCAATTCTGCCATGAACCCCATCGTCTATGCCTACAAGATAAAGAAGTTCAAAAACACGTACCTTTTGGTTTTAAGGACCTATATCCTGTGCAAAAAACCAGACCCGGTTCCTACAGAGCAAACAACCGACCCACagtcataa